Genomic window (Planctomycetota bacterium):
GGTGGGAATCGTGGCGGTTTCGCAGTCGGACGGATCGCTCGCCTGCGTGGACCTCGAGAAGGGAAGCGAGATCTGGAAGACGGGGCCGCTGGAGCGTTGCGACGGATCGGCGGCGGTGGGGGGCGGCTGGGTGGTTCTGGGCAGCTGCGCGTCGGCGCTCCATGTGTTCAAGGCGGACAGCGGGGGGAAGGCGTTCGACGTGGAGCTGGGGGAGGACAGCCAGGTGGCCGGGGGGACGGCGATCTCGAAGGGGGTGGCGTTCGCCGGGACGCGCGGGGGGCGGCTGGTGGCGGTGGACGTGGCGGCGGGCCGGCTGCTCTGGGCCAACGGCGACAACACGTCCGAGGCGTTCACGACGCCGGCGGTGAACGAGCGGTTCGTCGTTTTCGGGACGTCGGAGGGAAAGGTGTACGGCCTTCGGCGCGGAACGGGGGAAAGGGCCTGGGTTTTCGACGCGGGTCGCAAGCCGCAGTCGCCGGTGATCGCGGGGAATCGCGTCGTGGTTTCAGCGGGCGGAAGGCTTCATCTTCTGGATCTCGAGACGGGCGGGGCGGTGTGGAGCGAGGAGGTGGCCGACGAGCTGACGTCCCCGGCGGTGGCGGGAGGCGTGGTGATCGTGGGAGGGGACGACGGCGGGGTGGTCGCGTACGGCCGCCCGTAGGTTGTGGCGCGGCCACAAACCGGCTAGCATAAGG
Coding sequences:
- a CDS encoding PQQ-binding-like beta-propeller repeat protein, whose amino-acid sequence is MGCVSGWVCAVAWGGLLAAAPQGAEEWPTYHGGYTLDGVAAAAPPDRPARLWRFEADGPVEQTPVVGGGKIFVVAARGKALVALDRSGRPAWKAEPAGDPFGTPPLYVAGRVVVGSEGGTLHAFDAATGKALWSAKVAGRLQGTPNRVEAGGGRVGIVAVSQSDGSLACVDLEKGSEIWKTGPLERCDGSAAVGGGWVVLGSCASALHVFKADSGGKAFDVELGEDSQVAGGTAISKGVAFAGTRGGRLVAVDVAAGRLLWANGDNTSEAFTTPAVNERFVVFGTSEGKVYGLRRGTGERAWVFDAGRKPQSPVIAGNRVVVSAGGRLHLLDLETGGAVWSEEVADELTSPAVAGGVVIVGGDDGGVVAYGRP